In the genome of Mucisphaera calidilacus, one region contains:
- a CDS encoding family 16 glycosylhydrolase, producing MLRITPPLLLLGLSCSVAAANGLDREGFNFLWEDHFNGNSLDTARWEAINRRDSYNNEKQYYHPDQVAVDNGNLVITTTDEPLAGKDYRSGLVRTHTEQAYGRWEVRADLPTTQGMWPAIWLLPDSKPWPSGGEIDIMENRGSEPWKVSSAYHWGPSWPSNFVYDSTYATGTSYHDGFHTYAVEWEPDQIRYYVDDQLHFTVNDYTAPISSTPMHLIINLAIGGDYGGDPNHTTSFPQTMEVDYVRVWELDQPERPPAVAEQNLMPGSTFEAEDGGLDNWHPFGSEASVGLTTDHAHLGDQSLRITGSGGGGTSYSGVAQGSYQVEPGQKIRVSSHAMIPSLDSLIGTDNFVTMKLEFYSVLGGQFFSEDMISFIETTIASSTSDLDTWLLNTLEATVPEGAVETRLAFVFVQNDGAPGTVYIDDATLQVLRDADPGDANADGEVNLLDLSALASNFGGTGAWVQGDFNADGNVDLLDLSLLASGFNTDAVPTPGSAMLLLASFAGVSRRSL from the coding sequence ACCACTTCAACGGTAACAGCCTCGACACCGCACGCTGGGAGGCCATCAACCGCCGCGACAGCTACAACAACGAAAAGCAGTACTACCACCCCGACCAGGTGGCGGTCGACAACGGCAATCTCGTCATCACGACGACCGACGAGCCGCTCGCCGGCAAGGACTACCGCTCGGGGCTCGTGCGCACCCACACGGAACAGGCGTACGGCCGCTGGGAGGTCCGCGCCGACCTGCCGACCACCCAAGGCATGTGGCCCGCCATCTGGCTGCTGCCCGACTCCAAGCCATGGCCATCGGGCGGGGAGATCGACATCATGGAAAACCGCGGCAGCGAGCCGTGGAAGGTCTCCAGCGCCTATCACTGGGGCCCGAGCTGGCCCAGCAACTTCGTCTACGACAGCACCTACGCCACCGGCACGAGTTATCACGACGGCTTCCACACCTACGCCGTCGAGTGGGAACCCGACCAGATCCGCTACTACGTCGACGACCAGCTCCACTTCACCGTCAACGACTACACCGCGCCGATCTCCAGCACGCCGATGCACCTGATCATCAACCTCGCCATCGGCGGGGACTATGGCGGCGACCCCAACCACACCACCAGCTTTCCGCAGACGATGGAAGTCGACTACGTCCGCGTCTGGGAACTCGACCAGCCCGAACGACCGCCAGCCGTCGCCGAGCAGAACCTGATGCCCGGCAGCACCTTCGAGGCCGAGGACGGTGGGCTTGATAACTGGCACCCCTTCGGCAGCGAAGCCAGCGTCGGCCTCACCACCGACCACGCTCACCTCGGCGATCAGTCGCTGCGCATCACCGGCTCGGGCGGCGGCGGAACCAGCTACTCGGGCGTCGCGCAGGGCAGTTATCAGGTGGAACCGGGCCAGAAGATCCGTGTCTCCTCCCACGCCATGATCCCGAGCCTGGACAGCCTCATCGGCACCGACAACTTCGTCACGATGAAGCTCGAGTTCTACAGCGTCCTCGGGGGCCAATTCTTCTCCGAGGACATGATCTCCTTCATCGAGACCACCATCGCCAGCAGCACCAGCGACCTCGACACCTGGTTGCTCAACACCCTCGAAGCCACCGTTCCCGAAGGCGCCGTCGAGACGCGCCTCGCCTTCGTCTTCGTCCAGAACGACGGTGCGCCCGGAACGGTCTACATCGACGACGCGACCCTTCAGGTCCTCCGCGACGCCGACCCCGGCGACGCCAACGCCGACGGAGAAGTCAACCTCCTCGACCTCTCCGCACTTGCCAGCAACTTCGGCGGCACCGGCGCATGGGTCCAAGGCGACTTCAACGCCGACGGCAACGTCGACCTGCTCGACCTCTCCCTCCTCGCCTCGGGCTTCAACACCGACGCCGTCCCCACCCCCGGCAGCGCGATGCTCCTGCTCGCGTCATTCGCCGGCGTCTCAAGACGCTCGCTCTGA